One Equus quagga isolate Etosha38 chromosome 5, UCLA_HA_Equagga_1.0, whole genome shotgun sequence genomic window carries:
- the ZBTB8A gene encoding zinc finger and BTB domain-containing protein 8A isoform X2: MEISSHQSHLLQQLNEQRRQDVFCDCSILVEGKVFKAHRNVLFASSGYFKMLLSQNSKETSQPTTATFQAFSPDTFTVILDFVYSGKLSLTGQNVIEVMSAASFLQMTDVISVCKTFIKSSLDISEKEKDRYFSLSDKDANSNGIERSSFYSGGWQEESSSPHSHLSPDRGTGIISGKSWSKYNYHPASQRNTQQPLAKHEQRKDAIKKSKHLRLSQPSEVAHYKSSKREARTSDSSSHISQAEEQAQIDAEMDSTPVGYQYGQGSDVTSRNFPDDLPRMRFKCPYCTHVVKRKADLKRHLRCHTGERPYPCQACGKRFSRLDHLSSHFRTIHQACKLICRKCKRHVTDLTGQVVQEGTRRYRLCNECLAEVGIDSLPIDLEAEQHLMSPSDGDKDSRWHLSEDENRSYVEIVEDGSADLVIQQVDDSEEEEEKEIKPNIR, from the exons ATGGAGATCTCCTCTCATCAGTCGCACCTCCTGCAACAGCTGAATGAGCAGCGCAGGCAGGACGTGTTCTGTGATTGCAGCATCCTCGTTGAAGGGAAGGTCTTCAAAGCGCACCGGAATGTATTGTTTGCCAGTAGTGGCTACTTTAAAAtgcttctttctcagaattcAAAGGAGACGAGTCAGCCAACCACAGCTACGTTTCAGGCTTTCTCCCCTGACACTTTTACGGTGATCCTGGACTTCGTCTATTCTGGCAAACTCTCTCTTACTGGTCAGAATGTCATAGAAGTGATGTCAGCTGCTAGCTTCCTTCAGATGACCGATGTCATTAGTGTCTGTAAGACCTTTATTAAATCTTCATTAGACATTAGCGAGAAAGAAAAAGATCGCTATTTCAGTCTCTCCGATAAAGATGCCAATTCTAATGGTATAGAACGTTCCTCTTTTTATAGCGGTGGCTGGCAAGAGGAAAGCAGTTCTCCGCACTCTCACCTAAGCCCAGATCGAGGAACAGGTATAATAAGTGGAAAATCTTGGAGTAAGTATAATTACCATCCAGCGTCCCAAAGGAATACTCAGCAGCCGTTGGCCAAGCATGAGCAAAGGAAAGATGCCATTAAAAAGTCCAAACATTTGAGGTTGTCCCAGCCTTCTGAAGTTGCTCATTATAAGTCAAGCAAACGAGAAGCACGGACATCTGATTCTTCCAGCCACATTTCCCAAGCTGAAGAACAAGCACAAATTGATGCTGAAATGGACTCTACTCCTGTTGGCTATCAGTATGGTCAAGGATCTGATGTCACATCCAGAAATTTTCCAG ATGATCTGCCCAGGATGCGATTCAAGTGCCCATACTGTACGCACGTGGTGAAGCGGAAAGCAGACCTAAAGCGCCACCTTCGTTGTCACACAGGAGAAAGGCCGTATCCGTGTCAAGCTTGTGGGAAAAGATTTAGCAGGCTAGACCATCTAAGTAGCCATTTCCGAACA ATTCACCAGGCATGCAAACTAATCTGCAGGAAATGCAAACGCCATGTGACTGATCTAACGGGTCAGGTGGTCCAGGAAGGAACCCGGCGCTACAGGCTGTGTAATGAGTGCCTCGCTGAAGTTGGCATAGACAGCCTCCCCATTGATTTGGAAGCTGAACAGCATCTTATGTCCCCATCAGATGGAGACAAGGATTCCAGATGGCACCTGAGTGAAGATGAGAATAGATCATACGTGGAGATTGTAGAGGATGGGTCTGCTGATCTGGTCATACAACAGGTTGATGAcagtgaagaagaagaagaaaaggaaataaagcccAACATTAGGTAG
- the ZBTB8A gene encoding zinc finger and BTB domain-containing protein 8A isoform X1, which produces MSAGGITSAWTPRSGQSFTHRLCLTWNLPFFTPFNWLSRISRAAFVISRMEISSHQSHLLQQLNEQRRQDVFCDCSILVEGKVFKAHRNVLFASSGYFKMLLSQNSKETSQPTTATFQAFSPDTFTVILDFVYSGKLSLTGQNVIEVMSAASFLQMTDVISVCKTFIKSSLDISEKEKDRYFSLSDKDANSNGIERSSFYSGGWQEESSSPHSHLSPDRGTGIISGKSWSKYNYHPASQRNTQQPLAKHEQRKDAIKKSKHLRLSQPSEVAHYKSSKREARTSDSSSHISQAEEQAQIDAEMDSTPVGYQYGQGSDVTSRNFPDDLPRMRFKCPYCTHVVKRKADLKRHLRCHTGERPYPCQACGKRFSRLDHLSSHFRTIHQACKLICRKCKRHVTDLTGQVVQEGTRRYRLCNECLAEVGIDSLPIDLEAEQHLMSPSDGDKDSRWHLSEDENRSYVEIVEDGSADLVIQQVDDSEEEEEKEIKPNIR; this is translated from the exons AATGGAGATCTCCTCTCATCAGTCGCACCTCCTGCAACAGCTGAATGAGCAGCGCAGGCAGGACGTGTTCTGTGATTGCAGCATCCTCGTTGAAGGGAAGGTCTTCAAAGCGCACCGGAATGTATTGTTTGCCAGTAGTGGCTACTTTAAAAtgcttctttctcagaattcAAAGGAGACGAGTCAGCCAACCACAGCTACGTTTCAGGCTTTCTCCCCTGACACTTTTACGGTGATCCTGGACTTCGTCTATTCTGGCAAACTCTCTCTTACTGGTCAGAATGTCATAGAAGTGATGTCAGCTGCTAGCTTCCTTCAGATGACCGATGTCATTAGTGTCTGTAAGACCTTTATTAAATCTTCATTAGACATTAGCGAGAAAGAAAAAGATCGCTATTTCAGTCTCTCCGATAAAGATGCCAATTCTAATGGTATAGAACGTTCCTCTTTTTATAGCGGTGGCTGGCAAGAGGAAAGCAGTTCTCCGCACTCTCACCTAAGCCCAGATCGAGGAACAGGTATAATAAGTGGAAAATCTTGGAGTAAGTATAATTACCATCCAGCGTCCCAAAGGAATACTCAGCAGCCGTTGGCCAAGCATGAGCAAAGGAAAGATGCCATTAAAAAGTCCAAACATTTGAGGTTGTCCCAGCCTTCTGAAGTTGCTCATTATAAGTCAAGCAAACGAGAAGCACGGACATCTGATTCTTCCAGCCACATTTCCCAAGCTGAAGAACAAGCACAAATTGATGCTGAAATGGACTCTACTCCTGTTGGCTATCAGTATGGTCAAGGATCTGATGTCACATCCAGAAATTTTCCAG ATGATCTGCCCAGGATGCGATTCAAGTGCCCATACTGTACGCACGTGGTGAAGCGGAAAGCAGACCTAAAGCGCCACCTTCGTTGTCACACAGGAGAAAGGCCGTATCCGTGTCAAGCTTGTGGGAAAAGATTTAGCAGGCTAGACCATCTAAGTAGCCATTTCCGAACA ATTCACCAGGCATGCAAACTAATCTGCAGGAAATGCAAACGCCATGTGACTGATCTAACGGGTCAGGTGGTCCAGGAAGGAACCCGGCGCTACAGGCTGTGTAATGAGTGCCTCGCTGAAGTTGGCATAGACAGCCTCCCCATTGATTTGGAAGCTGAACAGCATCTTATGTCCCCATCAGATGGAGACAAGGATTCCAGATGGCACCTGAGTGAAGATGAGAATAGATCATACGTGGAGATTGTAGAGGATGGGTCTGCTGATCTGGTCATACAACAGGTTGATGAcagtgaagaagaagaagaaaaggaaataaagcccAACATTAGGTAG